In one Sphingobacterium daejeonense genomic region, the following are encoded:
- a CDS encoding protein phosphatase 2C domain-containing protein: MENQTFNLLTATGTITNKSENQDAHIELENSIIVADGLGSLSFAGVASQIVVQSINAELLNNFEKSERNGFKQIFENAKRKLINQAAETGNDANHYGTTVIVALDNQEELEIAYAGNGAIWHIKGNFNEFPSTYIFPWNAVNLLNPHSIPQGGKEALYRLVSANSSFQEAEPSIINLRKDNFFGDILMICTDGIFSNDQLNMGSNSAGKWIKLEETMNMFFQKLKIYFEEVTEPNRENLNEFVTNYLEAIKPIIDDDASIGILITPQVLQYQNNKRVENNNNLSNDVVIENNPAQ; encoded by the coding sequence ATGGAAAATCAGACATTTAATTTACTTACCGCAACAGGAACGATTACAAATAAGTCGGAAAATCAAGATGCACATATTGAGCTTGAAAATTCAATTATTGTTGCTGACGGTTTAGGAAGTCTATCTTTTGCTGGGGTGGCTTCTCAAATAGTTGTACAAAGTATCAATGCAGAATTGCTGAACAATTTCGAGAAGTCTGAAAGAAATGGCTTCAAACAAATTTTTGAAAATGCAAAAAGAAAATTGATTAATCAAGCAGCAGAAACGGGCAATGATGCCAATCACTACGGAACAACTGTAATAGTTGCATTAGACAATCAAGAAGAATTGGAAATTGCCTACGCAGGAAACGGAGCAATTTGGCATATAAAAGGAAATTTTAACGAATTTCCAAGTACCTATATATTTCCGTGGAATGCTGTAAATCTATTAAATCCTCATTCTATACCACAAGGAGGAAAAGAAGCTTTGTATAGATTAGTATCAGCGAATTCTTCATTTCAAGAAGCAGAACCAAGTATAATCAATTTGAGGAAAGATAATTTTTTCGGAGATATTTTAATGATTTGTACGGACGGTATTTTTTCTAATGACCAATTGAATATGGGAAGCAATTCTGCTGGTAAATGGATAAAATTAGAAGAAACAATGAACATGTTTTTTCAAAAGCTAAAGATATATTTTGAAGAAGTAACGGAACCTAATCGAGAAAACTTAAACGAGTTTGTTACGAATTATTTAGAAGCAATTAAACCAATAATTGATGATGATGCAAGTATTGGCATTCTAATCACACCTCAGGTTTTGCAGTATCAAAATAATAAAAGAGTTGAAAACAACAATAACCTTTCAAATGATGTAGTAATTGAAAACAATCCAGCTCAATAG
- a CDS encoding HNH endonuclease has protein sequence MVDNNLVDWRKKDDFNKQPKKKSLESLLFDFYKSKRKDSDCFQDFIDEGLSYQFIAYLYFIKDYQRFMPISQSRFDSIFEILGVDDYKTSGNASWENYASYLDLIKQTRDFLRTKDKNTTLLDAHTFLWILGQIHFDIKESERTKPTEKPKEDIEIKNEVVERPKIKPSNATELNVSEWSDILLDNELTNELDLSIFQALYSFQDQKAYASQIALILETTHPPLNLEIGRYAKRISTKYDINFTERSEKQYKFWDLFFNGWDEGTRFVWQLRPELKIALEKTNLTGDISYAEELPLEIETDFYEGLKKTVTVNSYERNSKARELCVKHSKAICAVCDFDFEKAYGEIGKGFIHVHHLTPVAKIGKTYQVDPIKDLIPVCPNCHSIIHKKEPPFSIDEMKKMLRK, from the coding sequence ATGGTTGACAACAATCTTGTTGATTGGAGAAAGAAAGATGATTTCAACAAGCAACCAAAGAAAAAATCTCTTGAAAGTTTACTTTTCGACTTCTACAAAAGCAAACGAAAAGACAGTGACTGTTTTCAAGATTTTATAGACGAAGGGCTTTCCTATCAATTTATTGCTTACTTGTATTTCATTAAAGACTATCAGCGGTTTATGCCAATTTCACAAAGCCGATTTGATTCAATTTTTGAGATTTTAGGTGTGGACGATTACAAAACAAGTGGCAACGCTTCTTGGGAAAATTACGCTTCATACTTGGACTTAATTAAACAAACAAGAGATTTTTTAAGAACAAAAGACAAAAACACAACCCTTTTAGATGCACATACTTTTCTATGGATACTTGGTCAAATTCACTTTGATATAAAAGAAAGTGAAAGAACAAAGCCAACAGAAAAACCAAAAGAAGATATTGAAATCAAAAATGAAGTTGTAGAAAGACCAAAAATAAAACCTTCAAATGCAACCGAACTAAATGTTTCAGAATGGTCAGACATACTTTTAGATAATGAACTTACAAACGAACTTGACTTGTCAATTTTTCAAGCTTTGTATTCATTTCAAGACCAAAAAGCATATGCAAGTCAAATTGCCCTAATCTTAGAAACTACACACCCACCATTAAATCTTGAAATTGGCAGATATGCAAAAAGAATATCAACCAAGTATGACATAAATTTCACAGAGAGAAGTGAAAAACAATACAAGTTTTGGGACTTGTTTTTTAATGGTTGGGATGAAGGAACAAGATTCGTTTGGCAATTAAGACCAGAGTTAAAAATTGCATTAGAAAAGACAAATCTCACGGGTGACATTTCTTATGCAGAAGAACTACCACTCGAAATTGAAACCGATTTTTACGAAGGTTTAAAAAAGACAGTAACAGTCAATTCATACGAACGAAATTCAAAGGCAAGAGAATTATGTGTTAAACATTCGAAAGCGATATGTGCAGTTTGTGATTTTGACTTTGAAAAGGCATACGGAGAAATTGGGAAGGGTTTTATTCACGTTCACCACTTGACACCAGTTGCTAAAATTGGCAAGACCTATCAAGTTGACCCCATAAAAGACTTGATTCCAGTTTGCCCAAATTGCCATTCAATAATACATAAAAAAGAACCACCTTTTTCAATAGACGAAATGAAGAAAATGCTAAGAAAATGA
- a CDS encoding potassium channel beta subunit family protein, translating into MEYRRMGKSGLQLSALSFGSWVTFARQTDDNTNERLMAQAYDAGVNFFDNAEVYSAGLSEEMMGRVLKKLNWDRSSFVLSSKAFFGWKGEGKKPNQHGLSRKHLMEACHEALERLQVEYLDLYYCHRPDKNVPIEEVVRTMNTLIQQGKIFYWGTSEWSAAEIVEAHMIAREFGLEGPAVEQPEYNLFNRRKIEIDYAPIFKNIGMGTTIWSPLASGLLTGKYNDGIPEGSRMTLEGYEWLRDKSVVDDKLNRVKALGEFANELGVTLPILSIAWCISNPNVTTAILGATKESQLTENLKALDVLPLLTEDVKQRIDSIMGTSPVVIQN; encoded by the coding sequence ATGGAATATAGAAGAATGGGGAAAAGTGGTCTCCAATTAAGTGCTCTGTCTTTTGGATCTTGGGTTACTTTTGCTAGGCAAACTGATGATAATACCAACGAACGGTTAATGGCACAGGCGTATGATGCTGGAGTGAATTTCTTTGATAATGCTGAGGTTTATTCTGCTGGACTATCAGAAGAAATGATGGGACGGGTGCTGAAGAAATTAAATTGGGATAGATCATCTTTTGTATTGTCGAGCAAGGCCTTTTTTGGGTGGAAAGGTGAGGGGAAGAAGCCAAATCAACATGGCTTGAGCAGAAAGCACTTAATGGAAGCATGCCATGAAGCATTAGAAAGGTTACAGGTAGAGTATTTGGATTTGTATTATTGCCATCGTCCCGATAAAAATGTTCCAATCGAAGAAGTTGTCCGGACAATGAACACCTTGATTCAACAAGGAAAGATATTTTATTGGGGAACTTCAGAATGGTCTGCTGCAGAGATTGTAGAGGCTCATATGATTGCGCGAGAATTTGGATTGGAAGGTCCTGCTGTGGAACAGCCCGAATACAACCTCTTCAATAGAAGAAAAATAGAGATTGATTATGCTCCCATTTTCAAGAATATAGGGATGGGTACTACTATTTGGAGCCCATTGGCGTCAGGGTTGTTGACTGGAAAATATAATGATGGGATTCCAGAAGGTTCAAGGATGACTTTAGAGGGCTATGAATGGCTTCGTGACAAATCTGTAGTTGATGACAAATTAAATCGTGTAAAGGCTTTAGGTGAGTTTGCAAATGAGTTAGGCGTAACATTACCTATCCTTAGCATTGCATGGTGTATTAGCAATCCAAATGTGACGACTGCTATATTGGGAGCAACAAAAGAAAGTCAACTTACTGAAAACCTTAAAGCATTGGATGTTCTTCCTTTGTTGACGGAAGATGTTAAGCAAAGGATAGATTCCATTATGGGTACTAGTCCGGTTGTTATCCAAAACTAG
- a CDS encoding penicillin acylase family protein produces MEILGIQLDKPYSYISNNRKIEIPKRQGSNIIAITKSKSENGNAQIAINPHQQMEGLFSFYEIHLKIKQPNIELYGFILPCTFTIFMGTNF; encoded by the coding sequence ATGGAAATCTTAGGAATTCAGTTAGACAAACCGTATTCTTACATAAGTAATAACAGAAAAATTGAAATCCCAAAACGACAAGGTTCTAATATCATAGCAATCACTAAAAGTAAGTCTGAAAATGGTAATGCACAAATAGCTATAAACCCACATCAACAAATGGAAGGATTGTTTTCCTTTTATGAAATACATCTAAAAATTAAACAACCCAATATTGAACTATACGGATTTATTTTGCCTTGTACTTTTACCATTTTTATGGGAACAAATTTTTAA
- a CDS encoding phage integrase N-terminal SAM-like domain-containing protein, whose product MNSEIILETFEKRLLMQRYAGNTIRSYKDYASIFLKHVSKYPSLEEIPLSDIEAFINEKVQNGKISVSYQKGLVGAIKKMYELILDKKIQLDYLYPKRSFSKIT is encoded by the coding sequence ATGAATAGCGAAATCATACTTGAAACCTTCGAAAAGAGATTGCTGATGCAGAGATATGCTGGCAATACCATTAGATCGTACAAGGATTACGCTAGTATATTTCTTAAACATGTTAGCAAATATCCCTCCCTTGAAGAAATTCCTCTGTCAGATATTGAGGCGTTTATAAACGAAAAAGTTCAAAATGGGAAAATTAGTGTTTCCTATCAAAAAGGATTAGTGGGCGCAATCAAGAAGATGTACGAACTGATATTGGACAAAAAAATCCAACTGGATTACTTATACCCGAAACGCTCATTTTCTAAAATTACCTAA
- a CDS encoding arginine deiminase-related protein: MGSELKKKPSLGSRNNFGLEIIELELKDPYMYHLDCAIFPLTKDKVIVATEAFSRKELKQLEKYVEIIPITIDQAHTGLTNSVRVNNYILNASDIDFLKKNSTDYKLERNKNNRLEEIASANAMEVCYFNLEEFLKGGGLLSCLVLNINYQSYKNDLL, from the coding sequence ATGGGGTCAGAACTGAAAAAGAAGCCTTCACTTGGTTCAAGGAATAATTTCGGACTTGAAATTATAGAACTTGAACTAAAAGACCCTTATATGTATCATTTAGACTGTGCTATATTTCCTTTGACTAAGGATAAAGTCATTGTTGCAACAGAAGCTTTTTCAAGAAAAGAACTCAAACAACTGGAAAAGTATGTTGAAATTATTCCTATCACAATCGACCAAGCTCATACAGGATTAACGAATAGTGTGCGAGTAAACAACTATATTCTAAATGCTTCGGATATTGATTTCTTAAAGAAAAATAGCACTGATTATAAACTTGAACGTAATAAAAACAACAGACTTGAAGAAATCGCATCAGCAAATGCTATGGAAGTATGTTATTTCAATTTAGAAGAATTTCTTAAAGGCGGTGGTTTACTTTCTTGCTTGGTTTTAAATATAAATTATCAGTCATATAAAAATGACTTACTGTAA
- a CDS encoding DUF6804 family protein: protein MEKLIKITLAILFFLCLAKMPYGYYQFVRFAGLIGFAILAYQANQQNKQAEMIVFGALALLFQPFFKIALGRELWNIVDVIVGTGLIISLFIKRSENPR, encoded by the coding sequence ATGGAAAAACTCATCAAAATTACGTTAGCAATTCTTTTTTTCTTGTGCTTGGCTAAAATGCCTTACGGCTATTATCAATTTGTACGTTTTGCTGGTTTAATCGGTTTTGCAATTCTTGCTTATCAAGCAAACCAACAAAACAAGCAAGCAGAAATGATTGTTTTTGGAGCTTTAGCGTTACTTTTTCAACCATTTTTCAAGATTGCATTAGGCAGAGAACTTTGGAATATAGTAGATGTAATTGTGGGAACTGGACTTATAATATCATTATTTATAAAACGAAGTGAAAATCCACGCTAA
- a CDS encoding penicillin acylase family protein codes for MMTHIIKNFIKLKSERQITNQFYDFENLIYKENPKCDFVVSSNQSPFKVTDEDDTQSSNYKGLLYFNENSRSLRIKALIREKEKLNIEDLKQVLFDTKVIKPIIRNVDFSTLFSLNEQEYPKLSQLLSILKNWDGNADLNSKGAALFSLIYHHYKEKYYVSSKNPDTIQIAGIEEIINCLIWTSEYHKPEMTLKDIQFIKRGNIVFPINGIPDSVNSVRPYFQKGKLYAEEGGAFRLIINLKDRQIFVCHPFGSSTNLDDENSINQMKLFVNNQYREIKDFDFYKKNYKYYNL; via the coding sequence ATGATGACACACATTATCAAAAACTTTATTAAACTTAAATCTGAAAGACAGATCACAAATCAATTTTACGATTTTGAAAACCTGATTTACAAAGAAAACCCTAAATGTGATTTTGTTGTTTCTTCAAATCAATCTCCTTTCAAAGTAACAGATGAAGACGATACACAATCTTCAAATTATAAGGGTTTACTCTATTTTAATGAAAATTCAAGGTCTTTGAGAATTAAAGCTCTCATAAGAGAAAAAGAAAAGTTAAATATTGAAGACCTTAAACAAGTTCTATTTGACACAAAAGTCATTAAGCCAATTATCCGAAATGTTGATTTTAGCACTTTGTTCAGCTTAAATGAACAAGAATATCCAAAATTATCTCAGTTATTATCCATACTAAAGAATTGGGACGGAAATGCAGATTTAAATTCCAAGGGTGCGGCTTTGTTTTCATTGATTTATCATCACTATAAAGAAAAGTATTATGTGTCATCCAAAAATCCTGATACAATCCAAATAGCAGGAATTGAAGAAATAATAAACTGTTTGATTTGGACTTCAGAATACCATAAACCAGAAATGACATTGAAAGACATTCAGTTTATCAAACGAGGTAATATTGTCTTTCCAATTAATGGTATACCCGACTCTGTAAATAGTGTTAGACCTTATTTTCAAAAAGGCAAATTATATGCAGAAGAAGGAGGTGCTTTCCGTTTAATAATAAATTTGAAAGATAGGCAAATTTTTGTATGTCATCCTTTCGGTAGTTCAACCAATTTGGACGATGAGAACTCCATTAATCAAATGAAGTTGTTTGTTAACAATCAATATCGAGAAATCAAAGATTTTGATTTCTATAAAAAGAATTATAAATATTATAACCTGTGA
- a CDS encoding helix-turn-helix domain-containing protein, whose amino-acid sequence MSQIKQLIRLHREDYPIKTIARHLSISKNTVKSEWISEYFCILVS is encoded by the coding sequence ATGAGTCAGATCAAACAGTTAATACGATTGCACAGGGAGGATTATCCCATTAAAACAATAGCCCGTCATCTTTCCATCAGTAAGAATACGGTGAAGTCCGAATGGATTAGCGAATATTTTTGTATATTAGTTTCGTGA
- a CDS encoding phosphatidylserine decarboxylase has product MAQSVSTWSKKAKSECKNKSIEELSSSYFFRDPIRPIKNNNELIYSPADGIILDCKRGFFNSRKYIHKI; this is encoded by the coding sequence ATGGCACAATCTGTTTCAACTTGGTCGAAAAAAGCAAAATCCGAATGTAAAAATAAGAGCATTGAAGAATTATCTTCGAGCTATTTTTTCAGAGACCCAATACGTCCAATCAAAAATAATAATGAACTTATTTATTCTCCAGCAGACGGTATTATATTGGATTGCAAAAGAGGTTTCTTCAATTCACGAAAGTATATTCACAAAATATAA
- a CDS encoding vWA domain-containing protein produces MLDGSGSMQHYIGDGNRPLADNVNVSVRDFLGFFKNSSIKNNFSIAVVTFDDNATIHTPITPLEDIDDYADYNPVNNGHGGRTFIGGALQKAEELAKEFLSSPEALQNSIDHKVSIIVLSDGLCLKSG; encoded by the coding sequence GTGCTTGACGGCAGTGGCTCTATGCAACACTATATCGGGGATGGAAACCGACCTTTAGCGGACAACGTAAACGTTTCTGTAAGGGACTTTTTAGGTTTTTTCAAGAATAGTTCAATCAAAAATAACTTCTCAATTGCAGTTGTAACTTTTGATGACAATGCAACTATTCACACTCCTATTACTCCATTAGAGGACATTGACGATTATGCCGACTATAATCCGGTAAATAACGGACACGGTGGCAGAACCTTTATTGGTGGTGCATTGCAAAAAGCGGAAGAACTTGCCAAAGAGTTTTTATCTTCTCCCGAAGCTCTGCAAAATAGTATTGACCACAAAGTAAGTATTATCGTTTTGTCTGACGGTTTATGTTTAAAAAGCGGATGA
- the rplS gene encoding 50S ribosomal protein L19 gives MDLVKFVEEQAVVKNEIPAFKAGDTISVHYKIREGNKERVQVYQGVVIQLNSEGANATFTVRKISNGIGVERIFPVNSPNIEKIEVNSIGKVRRAKLFYLRGLTGKAARIKSKR, from the coding sequence ATGGATTTAGTAAAATTTGTAGAAGAACAAGCGGTAGTAAAAAATGAAATTCCCGCTTTCAAAGCCGGAGATACCATCAGCGTTCATTATAAAATTCGCGAAGGAAATAAAGAGCGTGTACAGGTGTACCAAGGTGTGGTAATTCAATTAAACAGCGAAGGAGCTAATGCTACTTTTACCGTTCGTAAAATCTCTAACGGTATTGGTGTAGAGCGTATTTTTCCTGTAAACTCTCCAAACATTGAGAAAATAGAAGTTAACAGCATTGGTAAAGTACGTCGCGCTAAATTATTTTATTTACGTGGTCTTACCGGAAAAGCTGCTCGTATCAAATCAAAAAGATAA
- a CDS encoding phosphatidylserine decarboxylase: protein MNLFILQQTVLYWIAKEVSSIHESIFTKYNDVTLDNLSYSQIEDGAYWIVTIFLTFYDPHIIRIPTNGNVNRLDLPAFYSENKAMLDIENKLLNNNIANIKQELLASISFNQRVLLNIKPPLKKENYHIILTADYDIDTVVSFFSKPEFFKQNKRIASVRYGSMATCILPKEWNINPLQKTKHSHRSRD from the coding sequence ATGAACTTATTTATTCTCCAGCAGACGGTATTATATTGGATTGCAAAAGAGGTTTCTTCAATTCACGAAAGTATATTCACAAAATATAATGATGTAACCTTAGATAATCTTTCTTATAGTCAAATAGAAGATGGTGCTTATTGGATTGTAACTATTTTCCTAACTTTTTATGACCCACACATTATTAGAATTCCAACGAATGGTAATGTAAATAGACTTGACCTACCTGCTTTTTATTCTGAAAATAAGGCTATGCTTGATATAGAAAACAAACTTTTAAACAATAATATTGCAAACATAAAACAAGAGCTATTAGCATCAATTTCATTCAATCAAAGAGTACTGCTTAATATAAAACCACCATTGAAAAAGGAAAACTATCATATCATTCTTACAGCAGATTATGATATTGATACTGTTGTTTCTTTTTTCTCTAAACCCGAATTTTTCAAACAGAATAAACGAATTGCATCTGTAAGATATGGCAGTATGGCAACTTGCATATTGCCAAAAGAGTGGAATATAAATCCGTTGCAAAAAACCAAACATTCACATCGAAGCAGGGATTGA
- a CDS encoding CTP synthase, producing the protein MTKYIFVTGGVTSSLGKGIIAASLAKLLQARGLKVTIQKFDPYINIDPGTLNPYEHGECYVTEDGAETDLDLGHYERFLNVPTSQANNVTTGRIYSHVIEQERAGAYLGKTVQVVPHITDEIKRRMLLLGQSGEYDIVITELGGTVGDIESLPFIEAVRQLRWELGNNDSLVIHLTLVPYLAAAGELKTKPTQHSVKTLLEYGVQPDILVCRTEHKLNNDIRKKLALFCNVNINAVVESIDAPTIYDVPLNMLREQLDKTVLAKLKLSTKNEPDLENWKSFLGKLKNPTDEVNIGLVGKYVELPDAYKSIAEAFIHAGATNETKVKVKYIAAESVNQENVAEKLKGLDGVLVAPGFGERGLEGKLETIRFVRENKVPFFGICLGMQCSVIEFGRNVLGLKGANSFEMDDKTPHPVINLMEEQKTIKNMGGTMRLGAYDCEIKKGTKAFSIYGKSKISERHRHRYEFNNEYLKDYEKAGMIASGINPTTGLVEIVELKDHPFFVAGQFHPELKSTVVNPHPLFVSFVAAALAHKKSK; encoded by the coding sequence ATGACTAAATATATCTTTGTTACGGGCGGCGTAACTTCGTCGTTAGGGAAAGGAATTATTGCAGCTTCCCTTGCCAAGCTTCTCCAAGCGCGTGGTTTAAAAGTAACCATCCAGAAATTTGACCCGTACATCAATATTGATCCAGGAACATTAAATCCATATGAACATGGCGAATGTTATGTTACAGAAGATGGCGCTGAAACTGACCTTGACTTAGGTCATTATGAGCGTTTCTTAAATGTTCCGACTTCCCAAGCAAACAATGTTACAACAGGCCGTATCTACAGCCATGTAATTGAACAAGAACGTGCAGGAGCGTACTTAGGTAAAACCGTACAAGTTGTTCCACATATAACGGACGAAATCAAACGTCGTATGTTGTTGCTGGGCCAATCAGGAGAATACGATATCGTCATCACAGAATTGGGTGGAACTGTAGGAGATATTGAATCTTTACCTTTTATCGAAGCAGTTCGTCAGTTACGCTGGGAGTTGGGCAATAACGACTCGTTGGTGATTCACTTGACACTTGTGCCTTATCTTGCCGCTGCCGGTGAATTAAAAACTAAACCTACTCAACACTCCGTAAAAACTTTATTGGAATATGGTGTACAACCAGATATCCTTGTGTGTAGAACAGAACACAAATTAAACAATGATATCCGCAAAAAATTAGCTTTATTCTGTAATGTCAACATCAACGCAGTAGTAGAATCTATCGATGCGCCTACGATCTATGATGTTCCTTTGAATATGTTAAGGGAGCAGTTGGACAAAACTGTTTTGGCAAAACTTAAATTATCTACTAAGAATGAACCTGATTTAGAAAACTGGAAATCATTCTTAGGGAAATTGAAAAACCCTACTGACGAGGTTAATATCGGATTAGTAGGAAAATATGTAGAATTGCCTGATGCTTATAAATCGATTGCAGAAGCATTTATTCATGCTGGTGCAACCAATGAAACTAAAGTAAAGGTAAAATATATCGCTGCTGAAAGTGTGAACCAAGAGAATGTTGCAGAGAAATTAAAAGGATTGGACGGCGTTTTGGTAGCACCTGGATTTGGTGAGCGCGGATTAGAAGGAAAATTAGAAACAATTCGTTTCGTTCGCGAAAATAAGGTTCCGTTCTTTGGTATCTGTTTAGGTATGCAATGTTCTGTGATTGAATTTGGACGTAATGTATTGGGTCTGAAAGGTGCAAACAGTTTCGAGATGGACGACAAAACTCCTCATCCTGTTATTAATTTGATGGAAGAACAAAAAACGATCAAGAACATGGGTGGTACCATGCGTTTAGGAGCTTATGATTGTGAAATCAAGAAAGGCACTAAAGCATTTTCTATCTATGGAAAGAGCAAAATTTCTGAAAGACACCGCCACCGTTATGAATTTAACAACGAGTATCTAAAAGATTACGAAAAAGCAGGAATGATAGCTTCAGGTATCAATCCGACCACTGGATTGGTTGAAATTGTGGAGTTAAAAGACCATCCTTTCTTTGTGGCAGGACAATTTCACCCAGAATTAAAATCAACAGTTGTGAATCCTCACCCACTTTTTGTTAGCTTTGTAGCCGCTGCTTTGGCTCATAAAAAATCAAAGTAG
- a CDS encoding tyrosine-type recombinase/integrase codes for MTIYSRGLRLSELLNLKIKDIKSSDGIIRIHQSKGSKDRIVSLPDKLLATLRHYYQAFKPKEYLFEGEKGGKYSERSVQLILKKALIKAKCSVGRLCTYIATFLCHTFNPIRYRYPNCKRVIWVMKI; via the coding sequence ATGACAATCTATAGTCGTGGACTACGTCTTAGCGAACTGTTGAATCTCAAAATCAAAGACATAAAATCTTCCGATGGAATTATCAGAATCCATCAAAGCAAAGGTAGTAAAGATCGGATTGTATCATTACCAGACAAATTGCTGGCGACTTTGAGACATTATTATCAAGCATTCAAGCCAAAGGAGTACCTCTTCGAAGGTGAGAAGGGTGGCAAGTATAGCGAACGAAGTGTACAGTTGATTCTGAAAAAAGCATTGATCAAAGCAAAATGTTCAGTCGGAAGGCTCTGTACATACATTGCGACATTCTTATGCCACACATTTAATCCAATCAGGTATCGATATCCGAATTGTAAAAGAGTTATTTGGGTCATGAAAATATAA
- a CDS encoding penicillin acylase family protein: protein MTKIYRDNFGVPHIEANKYSEAVYSIAYVHCEDDFYTIQQWLLASRKQSGHIDDWDAPYIDFICEFLEIEKYANCLKKNISEEYLDLIQSYC from the coding sequence ATGACAAAAATTTATAGAGACAATTTTGGCGTTCCACACATTGAAGCTAACAAATATAGTGAAGCTGTTTATAGTATTGCGTATGTACATTGCGAAGATGACTTTTATACCATTCAACAATGGCTATTGGCAAGTCGTAAGCAAAGCGGACATATAGATGATTGGGATGCTCCATACATAGATTTTATTTGTGAATTTTTAGAAATTGAAAAGTATGCTAATTGCTTAAAAAAAAATATTTCCGAAGAATATCTTGATTTAATTCAGTCATATTGTTAG